A single window of Saccharomyces kudriavzevii IFO 1802 strain IFO1802 genome assembly, chromosome: 16 DNA harbors:
- the YME1 gene encoding i-AAA protease YME1 (similar to Saccharomyces cerevisiae YME1 (YPR024W); ancestral locus Anc_7.430) — translation MNVSKILASPTITTNVLRMLAPRLPQMGASLLVQRRWTLRAKNFHRFYSEKVNDETPLKKEAEGTRKASNKPKASPNDNTPPSPPPNTNDKTKQANVAVSHAMLATREQEANKDLTSPDAQAAFYKLLLQSNYPQYVVSRFETPGIASSPECMELYMEALQRIGRHSEADAVRQNLLTASSAGAVNPSLASSSSNQSGYHGNFPSMYSPFYGSRKEPLHVVVSESTFTVVSRWVKWLLVFGVLTYSFSEGFKYITENTTLLKSSEVADKSVDVAKTNVKFDDVCGCDEARAELEEIVDFLKDPTKYESLGGKLPKGVLLTGPPGTGKTLLARATAGEAGVDFFFMSGSEFDEVYVGVGAKRIRDLFAQARSRAPAIIFIDELDAIGGKRNPKDQAYAKQTLNQLLVELDGFSQTSGIIIIGATNFPEALDKALTRPGRFDKVVNVDLPDVRGRADILKHHMKKITLADNVDPTIIARGTPGLSGAELANLVNQAAVYACQKNAISVDMSHFEWAKDKILMGAERKTMVLTEAARKATAYHEAGHAIMAKYTNGATPLYKATILPRGRALGITFQLPEMDKVDITKRECQARLDVCMGGKIAEELIYGKDNTTSGCGSDLQSATGTARAMVTQYGMSDDVGPVNLSENWETWSNKIRDIADNEVIELLKDSEERSRRLLTKKNVELHRLAQGLIEYETLDAHEIEQVCKGEKLDKLKTSTNTVVEGPDSDERRDIEGDITKIPTMLNA, via the coding sequence ATGAACGTCTCAAAAATACTGGCGTCGCCTACGATCACAACAAATGTTTTACGCATGCTTGCTCCCAGGTTGCCTCAAATGGGTGCTTCTTTGCTAGTTCAAAGGAGATGGACCTTGAGAGCGAAGAATTTTCATCGCTTCTATTCGGAAAAGGTCAATGATGAAACAcctttgaagaaggaagCTGAGGGTACTAGAAAGGCGTCCAACAAACCCAAAGCGTCTCCAAATGACAATACCCCGCCCTCACCGCCACCCAACACTAACGATAAAACCAAACAGGCGAATGTAGCTGTATCGCATGCTATGCTGGCAACCAGGGAACAGGAAGCCAATAAGGATCTAACTAGCCCTGATGCACAGGCGGCATTTTACAAGCTTCTCCTACAATCAAACTACCCACAATACGTGGTTTCCAGATTCGAGACCCCCGGCATTGCTTCCTCCCCAGAGTGTATGGAATTGTATATGGAGGCATTGCAAAGGATAGGTAGACACTCGGAAGCCGATGCAGTTAGACAAAATCTACTAACAGCTAGTTCTGCTGGTGCAGTAAACCCATCCTTGgcgtcatcttcatcaaaccAGTCTGGTTATCATGGCAACTTTCCCTCCATGTATTCTCCATTTTACGGATCTCGCAAAGAGCCACTGCATGTTGTCGTTTCTGAGTCAACCTTTACTGTTGTATCGAGATGGGTGAAGTGGCTGCTTGTTTTTGGTGTGCTTACGTATTCTTTCTCTGAAGgtttcaaatatatcaCGGAAAACACAACGCTGCTGAAATCATCGGAGGTAGCTGACAAATCAGTTGATGTCGCTAAGACAAATgttaaatttgatgacgtATGCGGTTGTGATGAAGCGCGTGcagaattggaagaaattgttGATTTCTTAAAAGATCCCACCAAGTATGAATCGCTGGGTGGTAAACTACCAAAAGGTGTGTTGTTGACGGGGCCTCCTGGTACAGGTAAAACTTTGTTGGCTAGAGCCACCGCCGGTGAGGCTGGCGTcgactttttcttcatgtCGGGTTCCGAATTCGATGAAGTTTACGTTGGTGTTGGTGCTAAACGTATTCGTGATTTATTCGCCCAAGCGCGTTCTCGTGCCCCAgctatcattttcatcgatgaACTAGATGCCATTGGTGGCAAACGTAACCCAAAGGATCAAGCGTACGCTAAACAAACATTGAATCAGTTACTGGTCGAATTAGATGGTTTCTCGCAAACGAGCGgaatcattattattggtGCTACTAATTTCCCTGAGGCGTTAGATAAGGCGTTAACTAGACCAGGTAGATTTGACAAGGTCGTGAATGTTGATTTGCCAGATGTTCGTGGCCGTGCTGACATTTTAAAACACcacatgaaaaaaattacgTTGGCAGACAATGTCGATCCAACGATTATTGCACGTGGTACGCCGGGCTTATCAGGCGCTGAGCTAGCAAATTTAGTCAATCAAGCAGCAGTGTATGCCTGCCAGAAGAATGCAATTTCTGTTGACATGTCACATTTCGAATGGGCCAAAGATAAAATCTTGATGGGCGCTGAAAGGAAAACTATGGTTTTAACAGAAGCAGCTAGAAAAGCCACTGCTTACCATGAAGCTGGACATGCCATTATGGCCAAATACACCAACGGCGCTACTCCCTTATACAAGGCTACTATTTTGCCTAGAGGCAGAGCATTGGGTATCACTTTCCAATTGCCAGAAATGGATAAGGTTGATATTACTAAAAGAGAGTGTCAAGCGAGACTAGACGTGTGTATGGGGGGTAAAATTGCTGAAGAATTGATTTATGGCAAGGATAATACCACAAGTGGTTGTGGGTCCGACCTACAAAGCGCTACTGGCACAGCAAGAGCCATGGTCACACAATACGGCATGAGTGACGACGTAGGTCCTGTCAATTTGTCAGAGAATTGGGAGACTTGGTCTAATAAGATTCGCGATATTGCAGATAATGAAGTGATCgaacttttgaaagactCAGAGGAAAGGAGCAGGAGGTTACTGACCAAGAAGAATGTTGAGCTCCATAGACTTGCACAGGGTCTTATTGAATACGAGACATTGGATGCAcatgaaattgaacaagtttGCAAAGGTGAAAAGTTGGATAAACTCAAAACATCTACCAATACGGTTGTGGAAGGTCCAGACAGTGATGAACGTAGGGACATCGAAGGTGACATAACAAAAATTCCCACAATGTTGAATGCATaa
- the CCL1 gene encoding TFIIH complex kinase subunit CCL1 (similar to Saccharomyces cerevisiae CCL1 (YPR025C); ancestral locus Anc_7.431) — MTDIQTDEKGASNPATSSAAEKEKETPSTSPAEKNKPPNYKRISDDDIYRHSSQYRMWSYTREQLQEKRIDTNARAVAYIEENLLKFREAHDLAEEEMKVLEAKAIPLTMEEELNLVNFYAKKVQVIAQHLNLPTEVVATSISFFRRFFLENSVMQIDPKSIVHTTIFLACKSENYFISVDSFAQKAKSNRESILKFEFKLLESLKFSLLNHHPYKPLHGFFLDIQNILYGKVDLNYMGQIYDRCKKRISGALLSDVVYFYTPPQITLAALLIEDEALVTRYLEMKFPNVEGIQEPEAKNMTKEAQNDTSKTEKDKKQNTKDEKSSIDAVKLLAVIRECKDLIEEPNPLSTEDAKRIAAKNYYCQNPSSLVQKLKRKMNEDTSTAEKRQKI, encoded by the coding sequence ATGACAGATATCCAAACAGATGAAAAGGGTGCTTCGAATCCTGCCACTTCGAGTGCAgcagaaaaggaaaaagagaCACCATCCACATCACCTGCTGAGAAAAATAAGCCACCAAATTACAAAAGGATATCGGACGATGATATATATAGGCACTCTTCCCAGTATAGAATGTGGTCGTACACTAGGGAGCAACTTCAGGAAAAAAGGATAGATACAAATGCTCGAGCGGTAGCCTACATTGAAGAGAATTTATTAAAATTTAGAGAAGCGCACGATCTAGCAGAGGAAGAAATGAAGGTACTAGAGGCAAAGGCTATACCTTTGACAATGGAGGAAGAGCTGAATTTAGTGAACTTCTATGCAAAGAAAGTTCAGGTAATAGCCCAGCATTTGAATTTGCCAACTGAAGTTGTCGCTACCTCGATATCATTTTTTAGacgttttttcttggagaaTTCGGTTATGCAGATTGATCCTAAAAGTATTGTGCATACCACAATATTTTTGGCCTGTAAATCAGAGAACTACTTCATTAGTGTAGATTCATTTGCCCAAAAGGCTAAATCAAATAGAGAAAGCATTCTCAAATTTGAGTTTAAGCTGCTagaatcattgaaattttcactaTTGAACCATCACCCTTACAAACCGCTCCATGGGTTCTTCTTagatattcaaaatattctttatGGGAAGGTAGATTTAAATTATATGGGCCAAATATACGATagatgcaaaaaaagaataagcGGAGCATTATTATCCGATGTCGTGTATTTTTATACTCCTCCTCAAATAACGCTAGCGGCACTTTTGATTGAGGACGAAGCTTTGGTCACAAGGTATTTAGAAATGAAATTTCCCAATGTGGAAGGTATCCAGGAACCAGAAGCAAAAAACATGACGAAAGAAGCTCAGAATGATACTAGCAAGACAGAGAAAGACAAGAAGCAAAACAcgaaagatgaaaaatcttcaatagATGCTGTAAAGTTGTTGGCTGTGATACGCGAGTGCAAAGACCTTATTGAAGAGCCCAATCCCCTAAGTACTGAAGACGCGAAGAGAATCGCagcaaaaaattattattgtcaAAATCCATCAAGCCTAgtccaaaaattgaaaagaaaaatgaatgaagaTACTTCCACAGCTgagaaaagacaaaagaTATAA
- the ATH1 gene encoding alpha,alpha-trehalase ATH1 (similar to Saccharomyces cerevisiae ATH1 (YPR026W); ancestral locus Anc_7.433) has product MKRIRLPWFNTEASYSNLDDSLSSRNKSSTDNNSRSKSYRTFTRFDLINSLLLSVMLFLLVILITALYLTRNSRLAYSHASRAVLFNPLGVISQSLGNHTLNYDPEARESSKKLYELLSDFNTAYYDDENMILGTNMFSKNTYSRQPYVANGYIGSRIPNIGFGYALDTLNFYTDAPGALNNGWPLRNHRFAGAFASDFYCLEPKLNSTNFPELDEVGYSSVISSIPQWTNLQFSLTNNSKWFNPQNVTLDDVTNYSQNLSMKDGIVTTELDWLDSQIHVKSEIWAHRNIHPLGVVSLEISLNMDRLPSDFDSLDINIWDILDFSTSHRTVLQNMGADEKNNAVFMIVQPDNVPSSNCAIYSTCTVKFENSTEPINSGESFENKDASSNVYKVVLTEDQPKIIVHKYTGVMSTEFNKNKEQQDDTNIELAKMIALNSRGNYEQLLSSHKRAWYNLYNDAFIEIPSDSLLEMTARSSLFHLLANTRDYNVSSDRGLPVGVSGLSSDSYGGMVFWDADIWMEPAVLPFFPNVAQNMNNYRNATHAQAKSNAEQYGYPGAVYPWTSGKYANCTSTGPCVDYEYHINVDVAMASFSIYLNGHEGIDDEYLRYTTWPIIKNAAQFFTAYVKYNSSLGLYETYNLTDPDEFANHINNGAFTNAGIKTLLKWATDIGNHLGEIVDPKWSEISKDILIPRSSSNITLEYSGMNSSVEIKQADVTLMVYPLGYINDESILNNAIKDLYYYSERQSASGPAMTYPVFVAAAAGLLNHGSSSQSYLYKSVLPYLRAPFAQFSEQSDDNFLTNGLTQPAFPFLTANGGFLQSILFGLTGIRYSYEVDPDTKKINRLLRFNPIELPLLPGGIAIRNFKYMNQVLDIIIDDHNGTIVHKSGDVPIHIKIPNRSLIHDQDIDFYNGSESTENSKLKRRELGHVGDPMRMDRYGTYYLLKPNQELTVQLFKPGLNAENNIAENKQITNLTAGVPGDVAFSALDGNNYTHWQPLDKTHRAKLLIDLGEFNEREITKGMILWGQRPAKNISVSILPHSEKVENLFANVTELMQNSGNDQLLNETIGQLLDNAGIPVENVIDFDGISPEDEESLDEVQALLHWKKEDLAKLIEQIPRLSFLKRKFVKILDNISVSPSEPYYEASRNQSLIEILPSNRTTFTIDYDKLQVGDKGNTEWRKARYIVVAVQGVYDDHDEDSNGATIKEIVLNSQDEMIAYK; this is encoded by the coding sequence atgaaaagaataagattGCCTTGGTTCAATACGGAGGCTTCTTATTCCAATCTTGACGATTCCCTTAGctcaagaaataaaagcagCACTGATAACAACTCTCGTTCTAAAAGTTATCGTACTTTTACAAGGTTTGACTTGATCAATTCTTTATTACTATCAGTGATGCTATTCTTACTAGTCATCCTCATTACTGCATTATATTTAACAAGGAACTCCAGGCTTGCGTACTCACATGCTTCGAGAGCCGTTCTGTTTAATCCATTAGGCGTGATATCACAGTCACTGGGCAATCATACATTGAACTATGACCCAGAAGCCAGGgaatcttccaaaaaacTGTACGAACTCCTTTCTGATTTCAATACAGCCTATTACGACGACGAAAACATGATTCTAGGAACTAAcatgttttcaaaaaacaCATATTCGAGACAACCATATGTTGCTAACGGTTATATAGGTAGCCGTATCCCCAATATTGGGTTTGGGTATGCATTAGACACCTTGAATTTTTATACGGACGCTCCAGGTGCTTTGAATAATGGTTGGCCCTTGAGAAATCATAGGTTTGCTGGTGCATTTGCGTCAGACTTTTATTGCCTTGAACCAAAACtaaattcaacaaatttcCCGGAATTGGATGAAGTAGGGTACTCTTCGGTCATTTCATCCATTCCACAATGGACAAATCTACAGTTCTCATTAACAAATAATTCCAAGTGGTTCAACCCTCAAAATGTTACGTTGGATGACGTAACTAACTATAGTCAAAACCTTTCAATGAAGGATGGTATCGTAACTACTGAGTTAGATTGGCTAGATAGTCAAATACACGTTAAGAGCGAAATTTGGGCACATAGAAACATTCATCCGCTAGGTGTAGTTTCTCTGGAAATCTCTTTAAACATGGACCGTTTACCTTCAGATTTTGACTCGCTGGATATTAACATATGGGACATACTCGATTTCAGCACATCTCATAGAACAGTTTTACAGAACATGGGAgcagatgaaaaaaataatgcagTCTTCATGATCGTTCAGCCAGATAATGTACCATCCTCCAACTGTGCCATTTACTCGACGTGTACTgtaaaatttgaaaattctacTGAGCCAATAAATTCTGGTGAATCTTTCGAAAATAAAGATGCTTCGTCGAATGTTTATAAGGTCGTTTTAACAGAGGACCAACCCAAGATTATTGTCCATAAGTATACTGGTGTTATGTCGACTGAATTcaacaagaataaagagCAGCAAGACGACACTAATATAGAACTAGCTAAAATGATCGCATTAAACAGCAGAGGTAATTATGAGCAGCTTCTGTCGAGTCATAAGCGTGCTTGGTATAACCTTTACAACGACgcatttattgaaattccCTCTGACAGTCTTCTAGAAATGACTGCGAGATCATCCCTGTTTCATTTATTAGCAAATACTAGAGACTACAATGTCTCGAGTGACAGAGGTCTGCCGGTCGGTGTTTCCGGTTTATCGTCGGATTCTTACGGTGGCATGGTGTTCTGGGATGCAGATATATGGATGGAACCTGCCGTATTGCCCTTTTTCCCTAATGTCGCTCAAAATATGAATAATTACAGAAATGCCACTCATGCTCAGGCAAAGTCCAATGCCGAGCAATACGGATATCCGGGAGCTGTATATCCTTGGACATCAGGTAAGTATGCAAATTGCACTTCTACAGGCCCCTGTGTAGATTACGAATATCATATCAATGTCGATGTTGCCATGGCCTCCTTTTCTATATATTTGAATGGTCACGAAGGAATTGATGACGAGTATTTAAGATATACCACATGGCcaattatcaaaaatgcaGCTCAATTTTTTACTGCTTATGTTAAGTACAATTCTTCATTGGGATTGTATGAAACATACAATTTAACAGATCCCGATGAGTTTGCAAATCACATTAACAATGGAGCTTTTACGAACGCCGGCATTAAAACGCTGTTGAAGTGGGCAACAGACATTGGTAATCATCTTGGTGAAATTGTTGACCCGAAATGGAGCGAAATCTCTAAAGACATTCTTATTCCTAGATCTTCCTCTAATATCACTTTAGAATACTCCGGTATGAATAGCTCAGTGGAGATTAAACAGGCAGATGTGACTCTAATGGTTTACCCACTTGGGTATATCAACGACGAGTCGATTTTGAACAATGCAATCAAGGATCTCTATTACTATTCAGAGAGACAATCTGCATCTGGCCCTGCAATGACGTACCCAGTTTTCGTTGCCGCAGCTGCCGGTTTACTAAATCATGGCTCTTCTTCACAAAgttatttatataaatcGGTTCTTCCATACTTAAGAGCTCCGTTTGCTCAATTTAGTGAACAATCTGACGACAACTTTTTAACGAACGGATTAACTCAACCGGCATTCCCCTTCCTAACAGCCAATGGTGGATTTTTACAGAGCATTCTATTTGGATTAACGGGTATCCGGTACTCTTATGAAGTTGATCCAGATACTAAGAAAATCAACCGTTTATTAAGATTCAATCCCATAGAATTGCCTTTGCTTCCCGGTGGTATTGCTATCAGAAACTTCAAGTATATGAATCAAGTCCTAGATATTATAATTGATGATCACAACGGTACAATTGTTCATAAATCTGGAGACGTTCCCATACATATAAAGATACCTAACAGATCTCTAATTCACGACCAGGATATCGACTTTTATAATGGTTCTGAAAGTACAGAAAATTCGAAGCTAAAGCGTCGGGAACTTGGCCATGTTGGTGACCCGATGCGGATGGATCGCTATGGCACTTATTATCTTTTGAAACCAAACCAAGAACTGACGGTTCAATTGTTCAAACCTGGTTTGAATGCAGAAAATAACATAGCggaaaataaacaaattaCAAATTTAACAGCCGGTGTTCCCGGTGACGTTGCATTTTCTGCATTAGATGGGAATAATTACACGCATTGGCAACCATTGGACAAGACCCATCGCGCGAAGTTGTTGATCGATCTAGGCGAATTCAATGAGAGGGAAATAACCAAGGGAATGATTCTTTGGGGTCAAAGACCTGCAAAGAATATTTCCGTCTCCATTTTGCCTCATTCCGagaaagttgaaaatttatttgCGAATGTGACAGAACTCATGCAAAACTCAGGAAATGACCAACTTCTTAATGAAACAATTGGTCAACTTCTGGATAATGCCGGCATTCCGGTTGAGAATGTTATCGATTTTGATGGCATAAGCCcagaggatgaagaatctCTAGATGAAGTGCAAGCCTTGTTACACTGGAAGAAGGAAGACTTGGCGAAGCTAATTGAACAAATACCTAGATTAAgcttcttgaaaagaaaattcgtcaaaattcttgataACATTTCCGTGAGTCCAAGCGAGCCATATTACGAGGCGAGTCGCAACCAGTCATTAATTGAGATTCTGCCCAGCAATAGAACGACTTTCACAATTGATTACGATAAATTGCAGGTGGGCGATAAAGGGAATACAGAGTGGAGAAAAGCAAGATACATTGTCGTGGCCGTACAAGGAGTGTACGATGATCACGATGAAGACAGCAATGGAGCTACAATCAAGGAAATTGTGCTCAACAGTCAAGATGAAATGATTGCATATAAGTAG